One window from the genome of Magnolia sinica isolate HGM2019 chromosome 4, MsV1, whole genome shotgun sequence encodes:
- the LOC131242779 gene encoding uncharacterized protein LOC131242779 translates to MADSNEEKSLGEECLGSLEEKISDFFSESSNGSNCTSLDDDEEESSDPAEREEFWLGQESLLQEILSRSNLTGSKLRREVSRAMKMTKETVECRCPKPSSNRCAICLRRAVIDHLHTVGYDAALCTSTWRSTREIPGGKHEYIDVIVHATDRKKEARFVIELDFRVEFEMAKACEDYQKLITHLPESFVGKPEHLNTVLSVVCGACKRSMRERKIYMGPWRKRKFMLKKWAGSQRRWFSDLSPAVSVQSKELLMPIHTFSLCSAAVEVA, encoded by the exons ATGGCCGATTCCAATGAAGAAAAATCTCTCGGAGAAGAATGCTTGGGTAGCCTTGAAGAGAAGATCTCTGATTTTTTCAGTGAATCTTCCAACGGTTCGAATTGCACTTCCCTTGACGATGATGAAGAGGAATCGTCCGATCCGGCCGAGAGGGAAGAATTCTGGCTGGGCCAGGAGAGCTTGCTCCAG GAAATTCTATCCCGTAGTAACTTGACGGGATCAAAACTCCGGCGAGAAGTGAGCCGAGCTATGAAGATGACGAAAGAGACCGTCGAATGCCGCTGCCCAAAGCCGAGCTCGAACAGGTGTGCAATTTGTCTGCGCCGGGCAGTCATCGATCACCTTCACACCGTCGGATACGATGCTGCTTTGTGCACATCTACATGGAGGTCCACAAGAGAGATTCCTGGAG gaaagcatgagtatataGATGTCATCGTCCATGCCACGGACCGGAAGAAGGAAGCTCGGTTTGTGATTGAATTAGACTTCCGAGTGGAATTCGAGATGGCGAAAGCATGCGAGGATTACCAGAAGCTGATAACCCATCTGCCAGAATCCTTTGTGGGGAAGCCCGAGCACCTGAACACAGTGTTAAGTGTGGTGTGTGGTGCATGCAAGAGGTCGATGAGGGAGAGGAAAATCTACATGGGCCCATGGAGAAAGAGAAAGTTCATGCTGAAGAAGTGGGCTGGTTCTCAGCGGAGATGGTTTTCCGATCTGTCCCCGGCAGTGTCGGTCCAATCAAAGGAGCTTCTCATGCCCATTCACACTTTCAGCTTATGTTCAGCTGCAGTGGAGGTCGCCTGA